One Euphorbia lathyris chromosome 1, ddEupLath1.1, whole genome shotgun sequence DNA segment encodes these proteins:
- the LOC136211122 gene encoding expansin-A23-like isoform X2, whose translation MTGAETMKGACGYGDLFKQGYGLDTAALSTALFNNGGTCGACFEIVCVNDPKWCIHNAGTIKITATNFCPPNYSKPHENWCNPPQHHFDLSMPMFTKLANYKAGIIPVKYRRISCSKKGGVKFEIKGNPYWILVLLYNVGGAGDVTDVKIRGSKTNGWLQMSRNRGQNWQIGSNLVGQSLSFQVTVSDGKTLEFDNVAASNWQFGNSYDGKFNF comes from the exons ATGACCGGAGCTGAAACAATGA AAGGAGCTTGTGGGTATGGAGATCTGTTCAAACAAGGATATGGATTAGACACAGCAGCCTTAAGCACAGCACTTTTCAACAATGGTGGAACTTGTGGAGCCTGTTTTGAGATAGTGTGTGTAAATGATCCAAAATGGTGCATACATAATGCTGGGACTATTAAAATTACTGCCACAAATTTTTGTCCACCAAATTACTCAAAACCACATGAGAATTGGTGCAATCCACCCCAACATCATTTTGATTTATCCATGCCTATGTTCACCAAACTTGCTAACTACAAAGCTGGAATTATACCCGTCAAATATAGAAGAATTTCGTGCTCGAAAAAAGGTGGAGTTAAATTTGAGATTAAGGGTAATCCTTACTGGATTCTTGTGTTATTGTATAATGTTGGAGGGGCTGGAGATGTTACTGATGTCAAAATTAGAGGTTCAAAAACTAATGGATGGCTTCAAATGTCCAGAAATCGGGGCCAAAATTGGCAGATTGGAAGTAATTTGGTAGGCCAAAGTTTATCTTTCCAAGTCACTGTTAGTGACGGAAAAACATTGGAGTTTGACAATGTTGCTGCTTCTAATTGGCAATTTGGAAATTCTTATGATggaaaattcaatttttag
- the LOC136211122 gene encoding expansin-A23-like isoform X1, which yields MKFPVIIFLISFLGTIITQTSADPWHDAHATFYGDMTGAETMKGACGYGDLFKQGYGLDTAALSTALFNNGGTCGACFEIVCVNDPKWCIHNAGTIKITATNFCPPNYSKPHENWCNPPQHHFDLSMPMFTKLANYKAGIIPVKYRRISCSKKGGVKFEIKGNPYWILVLLYNVGGAGDVTDVKIRGSKTNGWLQMSRNRGQNWQIGSNLVGQSLSFQVTVSDGKTLEFDNVAASNWQFGNSYDGKFNF from the exons ATGAAATTTCCTgtaatcatttttttaatttcatttttgggTACAATTATTACTCAAACATCAGCAGATCCATGGCATGATGCTCATGCAACATTCTATGGTGACATGACCGGAGCTGAAACAATGA AAGGAGCTTGTGGGTATGGAGATCTGTTCAAACAAGGATATGGATTAGACACAGCAGCCTTAAGCACAGCACTTTTCAACAATGGTGGAACTTGTGGAGCCTGTTTTGAGATAGTGTGTGTAAATGATCCAAAATGGTGCATACATAATGCTGGGACTATTAAAATTACTGCCACAAATTTTTGTCCACCAAATTACTCAAAACCACATGAGAATTGGTGCAATCCACCCCAACATCATTTTGATTTATCCATGCCTATGTTCACCAAACTTGCTAACTACAAAGCTGGAATTATACCCGTCAAATATAGAAGAATTTCGTGCTCGAAAAAAGGTGGAGTTAAATTTGAGATTAAGGGTAATCCTTACTGGATTCTTGTGTTATTGTATAATGTTGGAGGGGCTGGAGATGTTACTGATGTCAAAATTAGAGGTTCAAAAACTAATGGATGGCTTCAAATGTCCAGAAATCGGGGCCAAAATTGGCAGATTGGAAGTAATTTGGTAGGCCAAAGTTTATCTTTCCAAGTCACTGTTAGTGACGGAAAAACATTGGAGTTTGACAATGTTGCTGCTTCTAATTGGCAATTTGGAAATTCTTATGATggaaaattcaatttttag